One Paroedura picta isolate Pp20150507F chromosome 3, Ppicta_v3.0, whole genome shotgun sequence genomic window carries:
- the HAUS7 gene encoding HAUS augmin-like complex subunit 7 has protein sequence MAAVSLYELLKKLGCPALEGLFLSQPEDIERLLCTPSSHRLDILEWICVSVYPPLQGQFSSLKESQRDMKIKGMAKLGSDLMLCRSDDLDLIEGKASVEKQLCFLRQLTAVIPTRQIIGLSDSGSFSGSFSSQEESFREVAKKNEKFLKQVFCSPNLQALLNPECHPWSSDVKPLLLSEEALQKRSHLPMVSHEKTLLDVSKELEETAAALQDLRAQCSFLRGTPAGVDHPLDGATVLQTLKLAISDFGQLLVAFEQVYENELRKHCERPAPQLSPCGPLFKAVQWDLSLCVQELTSLAQLTETSQDIVNLAERQHEEKLAWRGATKATLPAKLEELQRKYKAIHATLRRLPVILSDAEATVSP, from the exons ATGGCGGCTGTTTCCCTGTATGAGTTGCTGAAG AAACttggctgccctgccctggagggCCTTTTCCTGTCCCAGCCTGAAGACATCGAGCGGTTGCTTTGTACCCCCTCCTCCCATCGCCTGGATATACTGGAATGGATTTGCGTCAG TGTGTACCCACCCCTCCAAGGCCAGTTTTCATCGCTTAAGGAATCACAGAGGGATATGAAAATTAAAG GAATGGCGAAGCTGGGGTCTGACCTGATGTTATGTCGGTCTGATGACCTGGATCTCATTGAG GGAAAGGCCAGCGTGGAGAAGCAACTCTGCTTCCTGAGACAGCTCACGGCCGTGATTCCAACTCGGCAGATTATTGGGCTCTCTGACTCCGGATCTTTCTCCGGCTCTTTTTCAAG CCAAGAAGAGTCGTTTCGGGAGGTGGCGAAGAAGAACGAGAAATTCCTGAAGCAGGTGTTCTGCAGCCCGAATCTTCAGGCCCTTCTCAACCCTGAGTGTCACCCTTGGAGCTCGGATGTGAAGCCCTTGCTGCTGAGCGAAGAGGCACTCCAGAAAAG GTCCCACCTCCCCATGGTCTCCCACGAGAAAACACTGTTGGACGTCTCAAAGGAGCTGGAGGAGACAGCCGCTGCCTTGCAAGATCTGAGAGCACAG TGCTCCTTCCTGCGCGGGACCCCGGCTGGCGTCGACCATCCGCTCGACGGCGCAACGGTTCTGCAGACCCTCAAGCTGGCCATCTCCGACTTCGGCCAGCTGCTGGTGGCCTTCGAGCAGGTGTACGAGAATGAGCTGCGCAAGCACTGCGAACGCCCCGCCCCCCAGCTGAGCCCCTGCGGCCCCCTCTTCAAAGCCGTGCAGTGGGATCTATCGCTCTGCGTGCAG gagCTGACCAGCCTGGCCCAGCTCACGGAAACGTCCCAGGACATCGTAAATCTGGCGGAGCGGCAGCACGAGGAGAAGTTGGCGTGGAGGGGCGCCACGAAAGCCACGTTGC CTGCCAAACTGGAAGAGCTGCAGCGGAAATACAAGGCCATCCACGCCACGCTTCGCAGGCTGCCGGTGATCCTGAGCGACGCAGAGGCAACCGTCTCCCCGTGA